A stretch of Cytophagales bacterium DNA encodes these proteins:
- a CDS encoding MBOAT family O-acyltransferase — translation MSWKAELVLLIMGYTLLNYYCGLYYANESNKHKKLVLNLSMIINVGLLVVFKYLGFFSETAHDLGILLGISYAIPIIKVVLPVGISFYTFQTMGYNLDVYYNRISPERHLGRFALYVSFFPQLVAGPIERAGNLLIQFKIKPKVTYENFSHGLAIFFWGLFKKVVIADRLAIFVDAVYGTPASFQGEVMLIAVFFFSIQLFCDFSGYSDMAIGMSYMMGFSLMQNFDLPYKSQSITEFWRRWHISLSSWFQDYIFNPLAIYFRDHGKAGVMLGIFITFFLSGLWHGANWNYVVFGVLHGVILIYEFRTRKARKKLTKKWNKLMVAYTSIFLTFLYATFTFIFFRSSSLGEAWVVIEQCFSGYSVHPSGIYEAIKSVGMNKLDFLVALGSLVFLAFVTLLRRNEQYLQFMHDYPVGAKWAIKLVILFGIIIFGVDGGDQFIYFQF, via the coding sequence ATGTCCTGGAAAGCGGAACTGGTTCTGCTGATCATGGGTTATACGCTGCTCAATTATTATTGTGGTCTTTACTATGCTAATGAATCGAACAAGCATAAAAAGTTAGTCTTAAACTTGAGTATGATCATCAATGTCGGTTTGTTGGTGGTCTTTAAATACCTCGGATTCTTTTCTGAAACAGCCCATGACTTAGGAATTCTTTTAGGTATATCTTATGCGATCCCAATCATTAAGGTAGTGTTGCCAGTCGGTATATCTTTTTACACTTTCCAGACCATGGGATACAATTTGGATGTGTACTATAACCGTATTTCACCAGAAAGACATTTAGGGCGATTCGCTCTTTACGTGTCTTTTTTTCCACAACTTGTTGCTGGACCCATTGAGCGTGCAGGCAATCTCTTGATACAATTCAAAATTAAGCCGAAAGTAACTTATGAGAATTTTAGCCATGGGCTGGCAATATTTTTTTGGGGCTTATTCAAGAAGGTAGTGATTGCTGATCGTTTGGCCATATTTGTGGACGCTGTTTATGGAACACCTGCTTCTTTTCAAGGAGAGGTAATGCTCATCGCTGTTTTCTTTTTCTCTATTCAATTGTTTTGTGACTTTTCGGGATATTCCGATATGGCGATCGGCATGTCTTATATGATGGGCTTTTCTCTCATGCAAAATTTCGATTTGCCATATAAGAGTCAGTCGATTACCGAGTTTTGGCGGAGATGGCACATTTCTCTCAGTAGTTGGTTTCAAGACTACATCTTTAATCCGTTAGCCATCTACTTTCGAGATCATGGAAAAGCCGGTGTAATGTTAGGCATATTCATCACTTTCTTTCTAAGTGGATTATGGCATGGAGCTAATTGGAATTATGTTGTTTTCGGCGTGTTGCATGGAGTTATTTTGATTTATGAGTTTCGAACTCGAAAAGCCAGAAAGAAGTTGACGAAAAAATGGAACAAGCTTATGGTTGCATACACATCCATATTTTTGACTTTTTTGTATGCCACATTCACATTCATATTCTTCAGGTCAAGTAGTCTAGGTGAGGCCTGGGTTGTGATCGAGCAGTGCTTTTCAGGATATTCTGTTCATCCATCCGGGATATATGAGGCCATAAAAAGTGTAGGAATGAATAAACTTGACTTCCTAGTCGCATTAGGTTCGCTTGTATTCCTGGCTTTTGTGACGCTATTGAGAAGAAATGAACAGTACCTTCAATTCATGCATGACTACCCTGTTGGGGCCAAGTGGGCAATTAAGCTAGTAATATTATTTGGGATAATCATCTTCGGTGTAGATGGTGGGGATCAATTCATCTACTTTCAATTTTAA
- a CDS encoding acyl carrier protein: MEFDQVLRRVNEIFIDELENEDIVLSYETSAKDIEEWDSLNHIALVVAIEKSFKIRFKSGEINEFKNVGEMCDAILLKI, from the coding sequence ATGGAATTTGATCAGGTACTTCGACGAGTGAATGAAATTTTTATCGATGAGTTGGAAAATGAAGACATTGTTTTGTCTTACGAGACTTCTGCGAAAGATATAGAAGAATGGGATTCGTTAAATCACATTGCATTAGTAGTTGCCATTGAAAAGTCATTTAAAATTAGATTTAAAAGTGGCGAAATCAACGAATTCAAAAATGTTGGTGAAATGTGTGACGCCATTCTTTTAAAGATTTAA
- a CDS encoding glycosyltransferase has protein sequence MNVLHTFSNYLNLSENWAYRLISNIPEVKTFITADQYRKTNFYDSNFEFVEFPLTYVDERIPLNTALNKVIAQVRKTNPRYVARILKDRSINVLHSHYGYSGWNHRKIADLLNIPHVISFYGWDYEKFTFLNPSWKPKYQKLFEIGDKFLAEGSHAKQLMVKIGCPEQKVDVVRLGGDIESIPFQLRQRKTSNFRLVQIANLTGKKGHVYTIEAYALAKAKRSDISLTIIGNGPASFKQELVSKARQLNVLEDIEFIDYVNFDHLHDLLLDYHAFIHPSCYTENLDSEGGAPVVLIDAQATGLPVISTTHCDIPDVVIDESTGFLSPEKNSEAVAESIVRLFDLSQSDFDQMSIKARSHMEDTYDISKNSKYLRGIYGQLLT, from the coding sequence GTGAACGTATTGCACACATTTTCCAATTACTTAAACCTTTCTGAAAACTGGGCTTATCGTCTGATTTCTAATATTCCTGAGGTGAAAACTTTTATAACAGCGGATCAATATAGGAAGACGAATTTTTACGATTCTAATTTTGAATTTGTGGAATTTCCCTTGACATACGTTGATGAAAGAATCCCATTAAATACGGCACTTAATAAGGTTATTGCGCAGGTAAGAAAAACCAATCCGCGATATGTCGCTCGGATTTTAAAAGACCGTTCCATAAATGTATTACACTCCCACTATGGCTATTCTGGATGGAATCATAGGAAAATAGCAGATCTGCTGAATATCCCACACGTGATATCCTTTTACGGTTGGGATTATGAGAAATTCACTTTTCTGAATCCTTCCTGGAAACCCAAGTATCAGAAACTCTTTGAAATTGGAGATAAGTTTTTGGCTGAAGGAAGCCATGCTAAGCAACTAATGGTGAAGATAGGATGCCCGGAACAGAAGGTTGATGTGGTTCGACTGGGTGGTGATATTGAGTCCATACCTTTTCAATTAAGGCAACGCAAAACTTCTAATTTTCGACTAGTCCAAATTGCTAATTTGACAGGCAAGAAAGGCCATGTATACACAATAGAGGCCTATGCTTTGGCGAAAGCAAAACGATCGGATATTTCTCTTACGATCATAGGGAATGGGCCAGCTTCATTTAAACAAGAACTTGTCAGCAAAGCAAGACAGCTCAATGTTCTGGAAGATATCGAATTCATCGATTATGTGAATTTTGATCATTTGCATGATCTTCTTTTGGACTATCACGCCTTTATTCATCCAAGTTGCTATACGGAAAACTTAGATAGCGAAGGCGGTGCTCCCGTTGTGTTGATTGATGCTCAGGCGACAGGTTTGCCCGTGATCAGCACAACCCATTGTGATATTCCCGATGTTGTGATTGATGAAAGCACTGGTTTTTTATCACCTGAGAAAAATAGTGAAGCCGTTGCCGAAAGTATCGTTAGATTATTTGACTTGTCTCAATCTGATTTTGATCAGATGTCCATCAAGGCCCGATCACACATGGAGGATACTTATGACATTTCGAAGAACTCCAAATATTTGAGAGGGATTTATGGACAGTTATTAACTTGA
- a CDS encoding SDR family oxidoreductase: MNILITGGASGLGEAITNKLAKDHHNKVFFTYNNSKENAEAIKGTYANAEAIHCDFRDRFSLDQFIEQIDEMSIDVLVNNAISGMVRAHAHKITIEDYQKSFEQNVLPTIAITNRALKGLRKRRNGKIITILSADIIGNPTVGMAEYTANKAYLMSMVKQWATENIKFNVSSMAISPSLMKTNIPLGVDDRIMENIEENHPLKGLLPIEDVAEAIAYFSTSSSYTTGINHIINAAEKT; the protein is encoded by the coding sequence ATGAATATTCTTATCACCGGTGGCGCATCAGGTCTTGGTGAAGCGATCACCAATAAACTAGCTAAAGATCACCACAACAAGGTCTTCTTTACTTATAACAATTCGAAAGAAAACGCAGAAGCCATCAAGGGGACATATGCAAATGCGGAAGCAATTCATTGTGACTTTAGAGATCGATTTTCGCTTGATCAGTTTATTGAACAAATAGATGAGATGTCTATTGATGTACTGGTCAATAATGCCATTTCTGGAATGGTCAGGGCACACGCACATAAAATTACCATCGAAGATTACCAAAAAAGTTTCGAGCAAAATGTTCTGCCCACCATCGCTATTACCAATCGTGCCTTGAAAGGATTGCGAAAAAGAAGAAACGGTAAAATCATCACGATATTGAGTGCTGACATCATCGGAAACCCCACCGTAGGCATGGCCGAATACACGGCGAACAAGGCCTATTTAATGTCTATGGTCAAGCAATGGGCTACAGAAAATATTAAATTCAATGTATCCTCGATGGCCATCAGTCCATCACTCATGAAAACCAATATTCCATTGGGTGTAGACGACAGAATCATGGAAAACATCGAGGAAAACCACCCTTTGAAGGGCTTACTGCCAATCGAAGATGTCGCAGAGGCAATCGCATATTTCTCAACAAGTTCTTCCTACACTACCGGCATCAATCACATTATCAATGCCGCAGAAAAGACTTGA
- a CDS encoding HAD-IIIC family phosphatase → MLTDFKGLRKLSKKPSDGLPIKKLAILSDSSTQFLRQAIKGHGFEKDLNLEIYEGAFNQMELELLDDRSDLYAFKPDFIFLFFSAEKLLSEFLDLDPGDRKNWSQLHLDRIQQLLDLIRTKSKSNVMVSNCWMVEDAVFGNYGNKAISSWRFQSSLFNVELMREAQSQNELYVVDLEKVKSTLGQTIFEDDRLRVNGDISVGLDALPQVAKVIVDMISANSGKVKKCLVLDLDHTLWGGVIGDDGMEGILLGESGIGREYCNIQRWAKALKERGVLLAICSKNDEEIAKEPFRQHPSMMLRLEDITMFVANWHNKADNIRTIKEALNIGYDSFVFIDDNPFERELVRTELPDVSVPELPEDPAEYLSYIRSLNLFEASSYSQEDAKRTEMYQQEVKRVAVKSSFTDLNQYLRSLEMKAIVKPFTEKDIARISQLTQRSNQFNLRTIRYSESDISAMMSDKSYRTWSVFLQDKFGEYGLISLAIAKVQSKQYFVDSWIMSCRVLKRGVELLLLDNIMKNAKEDGVEVVLGEYLKTKKNALVEDHYPKLGFTHSDQKWKFETSGFSTPTYFIEQVH, encoded by the coding sequence ATGTTAACTGATTTCAAGGGTTTAAGGAAATTAAGTAAAAAGCCCTCAGACGGACTGCCTATTAAAAAACTCGCCATATTAAGTGACTCTTCTACTCAATTTTTAAGACAAGCAATTAAAGGTCATGGATTTGAGAAGGATCTTAATCTTGAGATCTACGAAGGAGCGTTCAATCAGATGGAGTTGGAACTGCTTGACGATCGTTCTGACTTATATGCATTCAAACCTGACTTTATCTTCCTGTTTTTCTCTGCCGAAAAGCTATTGTCGGAGTTTTTGGATTTAGATCCCGGCGACAGAAAGAATTGGAGTCAACTTCACTTAGACCGTATCCAACAACTTTTAGATCTCATCAGAACCAAGAGTAAATCAAACGTTATGGTGAGTAATTGCTGGATGGTAGAGGATGCGGTTTTTGGCAATTATGGGAATAAAGCCATCAGCTCATGGAGGTTCCAGAGCTCCCTTTTCAATGTAGAATTGATGCGGGAAGCACAATCGCAGAACGAGCTTTATGTTGTTGATCTAGAAAAGGTGAAAAGCACTTTAGGGCAGACCATATTTGAGGATGATAGATTGCGGGTCAATGGAGACATTTCAGTGGGATTGGATGCGCTGCCTCAGGTTGCAAAAGTGATCGTTGACATGATTTCCGCGAATTCAGGGAAGGTGAAAAAATGCCTTGTGCTGGACCTGGATCATACCTTATGGGGAGGAGTGATCGGTGATGATGGTATGGAGGGGATTTTACTTGGCGAGTCGGGGATAGGTAGGGAATATTGTAATATTCAACGTTGGGCAAAAGCACTTAAAGAGAGAGGGGTATTGCTTGCCATTTGCAGCAAAAACGATGAGGAAATCGCAAAAGAGCCTTTCAGACAGCACCCTTCAATGATGTTGAGATTAGAAGACATCACTATGTTTGTTGCCAACTGGCACAACAAAGCAGATAATATTAGAACCATCAAGGAGGCATTGAATATTGGATATGACTCATTCGTATTTATCGATGACAATCCTTTCGAACGGGAACTTGTAAGGACCGAATTACCAGATGTTTCAGTACCGGAATTACCCGAAGATCCTGCGGAATACCTCAGTTATATCAGGTCATTAAATCTTTTTGAAGCATCCTCTTATTCTCAAGAGGATGCAAAGAGGACAGAAATGTATCAGCAAGAGGTCAAGCGTGTTGCTGTAAAAAGTTCTTTTACAGACCTGAACCAATACTTACGGAGCCTTGAAATGAAGGCAATTGTAAAGCCTTTTACCGAGAAGGATATTGCCAGGATCTCCCAATTGACTCAGCGTTCTAATCAATTTAACCTTCGGACCATTCGCTATTCTGAATCTGATATTAGCGCCATGATGAGTGATAAGTCTTACCGGACCTGGAGTGTCTTTCTACAAGATAAGTTTGGGGAGTATGGATTGATAAGTCTCGCCATTGCCAAGGTACAAAGCAAACAGTATTTTGTTGATTCCTGGATCATGAGTTGCCGCGTCTTAAAGAGGGGCGTTGAACTTTTGTTGTTGGATAACATCATGAAAAATGCCAAAGAAGATGGAGTAGAGGTTGTACTGGGTGAATATTTGAAAACCAAGAAAAATGCCCTGGTTGAAGATCATTATCCGAAATTAGGATTTACCCATTCTGATCAGAAGTGGAAATTTGAGACTTCAGGGTTTTCAACGCCTACCTATTTTATTGAACAAGTTCATTGA
- a CDS encoding MaoC/PaaZ C-terminal domain-containing protein: MEVGRSFELDFEITEQLWSGFIHLFRDSNPLHTDEAFAQKKGFKGKVMHGNILNGFLSYFIGEQLPTRDVIIHKQTISYHKPFFLGDQIRLNAEVTAYHDVLQVVSLKFSYYNQLEEMIAKGIVQIGII, encoded by the coding sequence GTGGAAGTAGGCAGGTCTTTCGAACTTGACTTTGAAATCACTGAGCAATTGTGGTCAGGTTTTATCCATCTTTTCAGAGATAGCAACCCTCTGCATACCGACGAAGCATTCGCCCAGAAAAAGGGATTCAAGGGCAAAGTGATGCACGGAAACATACTCAATGGCTTCCTCTCTTATTTCATCGGAGAACAATTACCTACCAGAGATGTCATCATTCACAAGCAGACGATCAGTTATCACAAACCATTCTTTCTTGGTGATCAAATTCGACTCAATGCGGAAGTAACAGCCTACCATGACGTTCTCCAAGTTGTAAGTCTGAAATTCTCTTACTATAATCAGTTGGAAGAAATGATCGCTAAGGGTATCGTACAAATTGGAATCATATAA